One window from the genome of Crassostrea angulata isolate pt1a10 chromosome 2, ASM2561291v2, whole genome shotgun sequence encodes:
- the LOC128174335 gene encoding multiple epidermal growth factor-like domains protein 10: MCGHCKDLTQCSPVTGICLTGCSAGYFGPSCKEECHIGNYGHNCNETCGHCMDLSQCSTTSGICHTGCSNGYTGGFCKKECDIGLYGYACYNTCGHCIDPAECNHVTGTCRTGCAAGYRGRLCIEHCDVGHYGYNCNETCGHCYEPAQCSNVSGTCRTGCEAGYSGRLCKNECDIGLYGYDCYDTCGHCIDPAECNHVTGTCRTGCAAGYRGRLCIEHCDIGQYGYNCNETCGHCYEPAQCSSVSGTCRTGCEAGYSGRLCKDVDKEKVMAISLYSLIGVVCFLVIIIGALILYIVLTSFDVLEACEARRLVRRWGRTFENGTTKDAG, translated from the exons ATGTGTGGTCATTGTAAAGATCTGACTCAATGTTCTCCTGTTACTGGGATATGTCTCACAGGATGTAGTGCTGGATATTTTGGACCATCGTGCAAAGAAG AGTGTCATATTGGTAATTATGGACACAACTGCAATGAGACATGTGGTCATTGCATGGATCTTTCTCAATGCTCCACTACGAGTGGAATCTGTCATACGGGATGTTCTAATGGGTACACTGGAGGTTTTTGCAAAAAAG AATGTGACATTGGTCTCTACGGATATGCATGTTATAATACGTGTGGTCACTGCATTGATCCGGCAGAATGTAACCATGTCACTGGAACATGTCGTACAGGGTGTGCAGCTGGATATCGCGGACGTTTGTGCATAGAAC ACTGTGATGTTGGTCATTATGGGTATAATTGCAACGAAACATGTGGCCACTGTTATGAACCAGCACAATGTTCTAATGTCTCTGGAACCTGTCGAACTGGATGTGAAGCAGGATATTCAGGAAGATTGTGCAAGAACG AATGTGACATTGGTCTCTATGGATATGATTGTTATGATACGTGTGGCCACTGCATTGATCCAGCAGAGTGTAACCATGTCACTGGAACATGTCGCACAGGGTGTGCAGCTGGATATCGCGGACGTTTGTGCATAGAAC ATTGTGACATTGGTCAGTATGGGTACAATTGCAACGAGACATGTGGCCACTGTTATGAACCAGCACAATGTTCTAGTGTCTCTGGAACCTGTCGAACTGGATGTGAAGCTGGATATTCAGGAAGATTGTGCAAGGACG TTGATAAAGAAAAAGTCATGGCGATTTCTCTATACAGCCTGATCGGTGTTGTATGTTTCTTGGTTATCATCATCGGAGCTCTAATCTTATATATTGTACTCACAAG